The genomic DNA GCACTCGACCGGGCTGCGAACCATTCACCCAGGTGGTCCCATTGCCAACCTCTCCCGATTCCGTTGCTTTCAAAATACCTGTCGTCACCAATCAGGTCACCATTGATATTCAAAATACCCAACTCTATAAGTCTGTCAGCCCATGAATTGAAAATGGCATAAACATCGTTATTTTGGAGTCGACCTGAAATTGTTGGATCCCCAGACCCGGTTATGATCAGATCACCATATAATTGATCTCCTTCAATCGTTCCCGATGTATTTATAAGCGTCTCGTAAACAAAATCACTTCCGAGGTACGCAAGAGCTGTTCCTGTTGTAAAGAGTTTAATTAATGATGCAGAATTCAGGAGCTTATTCTCATTTCGTTTATAGAGAATTTCGCCGGATGAAATTGATTGAATTACCACACCCCATGTAGCACTCGAAATGTTTGGATCACTTAAGATACCATCGATAGTCTGCCATATTTCTTTCGATCCGGCAGTCCAGTACTTTGGGCTGTTCCGAATGGAATCCTTTTGTGCTTCGGCGCCGAAATTAAGAACTAAAGCAAGAGCAAAACTAACTGTGAGTATATTTCGCAAGCACATCCTTGATTTCTTGATTACTCGCCTGTCTGTATGCGCCTGAGTTGATATCGTTTACAGTAAAACCGGCGAACTTGCTGCGATGAAGTTTATCCACAAAATAACCCATCTTTCTGAACATTCTTTTAACAAAAAGATTTCTCCCTTCGGTGCACTCGACCGTCAGCGAGCGGGGATTCTTTCTGTCGACTTTAATGCTTTCAAACCTGCCTTTTCCACCCTCTATCGAAACTCCTTTTAACAAAGGCTCTAAGTGGCTCTGTTCAAAAGGCTTATCCAGTTTTACCTCATAAGTTCTGAGAATCTTGTTTTTAGGGTGTAGCATAACATTTGCAAATTCACCGTCGTTACTAAGGATCAGTACTCCTGTTGTATCATAGTCAAGTCTGCCAACAGGAAAAATTCTTTTCGAGGTTTTTATCAGTTCCATAACTGTGGGGCGGTTTTTATCGTCTTCTACAGTAGTTATGTAACCTGAAGGTTTATTCAGAATATAATATACCTTGTCCTCGAATTTTAGAGGTTCGCCATCGAGAGATACTTTATCCTTGTCCGGATCAACCATGAAAGCAAGAGAAATGATGGTATTTCCGTTTACATCCACTCTCCCTTCAAGAATGTACTCTTCCGCTTTTCTTCTGCTCGCCACTCCCGACATAGCGAGAAATTTATTAATTCTAATTTTCGATGTTGTCATCTTTTAATTCCAATTCTATTGTTTCTTCAACCGCTTGCATCATCAATTTTCTTTTCTGCTCAATAAAATCTTCATCTTGCATCAATTCATCGATCTCGCGCGGTTTTGGCAGGTCTGAAATTTTATTCAAGCCGAAATATTTAAGAAATTCTTCGGTTGTGCCGTAAAGCAGAGGTCTGCCGACAGTTTCGGCTCTCCCTGATATTGTTATAAGTCTTTTATCGAGCAGTGTGCTTAAAATATAATCTGAATTTACGCCTCTTATGGCTTCGATGTCAGGTTTTGTTATAGGTTGTTTATAGGCTATAATCGAAAGAGTTTCAAGGGATGCCTGAGAGAGTCTTCTTTTAATCTTTTCAGAATTAAGATAACCGAGATATTTACTCAGTTCAGGTTTGGTTGCGAACAGAAATCCACCGGCAATTTTTACGATTTTGAAGGGAAAGTGTGCCGGTTCATACTTTAGATTAATCAGATCGATAGCTGAATCGATGTCACCGGAAGAAATAGTTGTCGTCTCTCCATCAATGGCGATGATAGCCCTTACAAGTTCATCCGAGGTAATCGGATCCTCGGATGCGAATACAAGTCCTTCAATAACAGGAAGATACAGTTCTTCAACCATTTTCTAATTCATAAATTTCAAAATCATTAAAACTGTCGGACTCCTTTATGCCGATCAACTGCATTTTTACCATCTCAAGCAAGGCGATGAATGTATAGACTATCTGGATTTTAATCTTTAATCCTGTCACCATTCTGGAAAAAATTACTCTTTTTTCAATGAGTAATTGATTTCGGATAAACTCCATCTGGTCCTCGATACTTACGGGTACTCTTTTAATTTGATGTACCGGTTCCGGTTTCAGATTGGACATAATTTTTTGGAATGCCCTTGCAAGATCGAATACAGTAATGTTTTTTAATAACAGCCCGGTATCATCAAATGTCGATTTTTCATCGAGATTGAAATTGCCTCTGAAAAACAATTTTCTCTGTTCCGATTCAAAAAAGACAAATTCATCAGCCATTTCCTTGTATCTTTTGTATTCCAAAAGTTGTTTTACAAGATCAGCCCGGGGATCTATTTCCTCCCCCTTTTCGTCAATCTTCTTTGGAAGCAGCATCCTTACCTTAATGTGCATCAGCGTGGATGCCAGCAGGATGAAGTCACCAGCCTGTTCGAGGTCAAGAATTTTGATTAACTCCAGATACTTCAGAAATTCATTGGTAATGTATGAAATCGGAATATCGTAGATATCAAGTTCATCCCTTTTGATGAAGAAGAGGAGAAGATCAAGAGGACCTTCGAACGAGTCGAGTTTGACTTTGAACATTTAGCCGAGATTCATGTTTTTTCTGACTGCCGTCATGGTTTCATTGGCAACTGCCCTGGCGGCCTTTTCACCATCGGCAATTACATCAAGAACCAGTGAGATGTTGTTCTCGTATGTTTTTCTCTTTTCGAGCACCGGCTCGAGGAATTTCGATATCTTTGAAGCACAATTAAGTTTACAATCGACACATCCAAGAGCACCACTTCTGCAACCTGCTTCAATTTCTTCAACTTCAGCGGGATTGAATTTTTTATGGTATGAGAAAACCACGCAGACTTCAGGTCTTCCCGGATCATTGCGTCTCACCTTTAGTACATCGGTGACGGCTTTTTTAAGTTTTTGTTTTACAGTTTCAGGCTCGTCTGAAAGAAGTATGGTATTTCCAAGAGACTTGCTCATCTTTGCCTCGCCGTCCAGTCCTGCAAAACGGGAAAAAACCGTCAGAAGAGGCTCAGGTTCAGGGAAAACATCGCCATACTGATTGTTAAACCGGCGAGCGATTTCACGGGTAATCTCGACATGTGGAACCTGATCTTCACCCACGGGAACAACGGCCCCTTTGTAAATCAGGATATCCGCTGCCTGTAATACAGGGTATCCAAGGTGGCCATATACAATCTGTTGTATATTAAGGTCTCTTACCTGATCTTTCAAAGAAGGATTTCTCTCAAGTCTGTTTGCAGTTATGAGCATTGAGAAAATCAAAAACAGCTCAGTATGTTCCTTTATCTGCGACTGTCTGAACATTTTTACTTTTTCAGGATCCAACCCAACAGCAAGCCAGTCGATTACCATATCGATGGTATCATTATAAATATTTGATGAGTCCAGATTAGTGGTCAGTACATGGTAATCTGCGATAAGATGGTAACTTTCGTAGGCATCCTGTAATTTTATCCAGTTTTCAAGGGCACCGGTGTAATGTCCGAGATGAAGCTTTCCGGTCGGACGCATCCCGCTTAAAATTCGTTTTTTCTGCATCAATTTTTTCAGTTAGTGAAAAGGTATGGTTTCCAGCGATTATCTAAAATACCGACTGTAAATTTAATAAAAAACATGTTATTAGGAGCATAAGGCTGGAAGTGTAGCGGCATTCCTGCTTCAGATGGTGTACGGTCACCTTTCTTGCTGTTACATCTTGGACAGGCAGAAATCAGATTCTCCCATGAGTCTTCTCCGCCTTTCGATTTGGGAATAATATGGTCAATAGTGAGAGCAAGATCAGATTTGCCACAGTAAACGCATTTGTGTCCGTCGCGTCTTAGAATATTCTTTCGAGTGAGGATTACCTGTTTAAAAGGTATATGCACATATTTCCTAAGTCGGATTACCACCGGGAAGGGATAATTCATTCTGACACTTTTTATAGTCCTCTCTTTGTCAGCAAGCACCAACTCGGCTTTACCAAGATAAATCATATCAAAAGCACGACGGACTGAACAAACAGAAAGAGGTTCATAACTCTGATTTAGAACAAGTACAAAGGTATTGTGTAAGACGGATTGATTTTTCTGGAAGCTGAATTGTTGCTCCTTTCTTGTTTATTATGGAACAAGAAAATCCTTAAAGAAGTTTGACTATTATTCTTTTTCAGCGATTGCAGTAGCTACTGCAAATGTATTGCAATGACTTAAGGATATGTGTATCCTGATACCCGCCTGTTTTATTGCCGTTATTTTGGCAAGGTCCTCTAGCAAAGGTGCTCCGTCGCTGTCATTTTGCACGGAGATGTCAAGCCATGCGATTGTGGAGTCGTATTTCATGACAGCTTTATAGACCGCTTCCTTTATTGCAAATCGTGCAGCATATCGCCGGTATTTATCTGCTTTGCTCGAACAAAATTCAATTTCGGTCTTGGTATAAATTTTATTCAAAAAGCGGTCGCCAAATTTTTCGATGGATTTGCGAATCCTGTCGATCTCAATAATATCCACCCCTGTTCCTACTATCATTTCTCACCCTCCCCTCTTGCAAGTCCCGATCCTCTTCTGTCAGAGGCACCTGACACTTTCCCGGTTTTATTATCCACGGAAATGGCTTCGATCAATCCAAGTTGTGGTATAAATTTCACCGTGTAACCCTTCTTAAGAAAAACTTCACGGAAGTCAGAGGTGAATAAATCTTCTTCAATTGATACCACATCAGGGTACCACTGATGATGGAATCGCGGCTGATCCACAGCTTGCCTGATATCATAGCCAAAATCAACAACATTGAGAATTACCTGAAGAACGGAAGTAATAATTGTTGAACCTCCCGGGGAACCAACAATCAGGAAAGGAGTATTGTCTTTGAGTAAAATTGTTGGAGTCATCGACGAGAGCATCCTTTTACCCGGTTTTATTGAGTTAGCCTCGCTTCCCAGCAGACCAAACTGATTCGGAACCCCCGGTTTTGCAGAGAAATCATCCATTTCGTTGTTCAGGAAAAAACCGGTACCTTCAATAACAAGTTTGGATCCATATCCCGAATTAATGGTGGTTGTAACACTGACAGCATTTCCCCACCGGTCCAAAACGGAGTAGTGAGTGGTCTCCATGCTTTCTTTAGGTGTTTCCAGACCTGGTTTTACTTCTTCTGAGGGGGTTGCAACGGCTTTGATCTGCGAGTATAGCTTTTTAGCATAATCCTTGCTGATCAGCTCTTTTACAGGAACCTTATAAAAGTCTGGATCTCCCAGATATTCAGACCTGTCAGCATAAACTCTCCGCATCGCCTCGACCAGATAATGAACATATTCAGGTGAAGAATGCTCCAAAGATTTCAAATCGATATTTTCGAGGATATTAAGCAACTGAATCAGAGCAACGCCGCCCGAGCTTGGAGGAGGCATCGAGATCACCTTATATCCCCTGTAGGTACCTGTAACAGGCGTGCGAAAGACTGTTTGGTAGTTTAAGAGATCATCTGTGGTAATTAAACCCGATTCCTTTTTCATATGAGCTACAATCTTATCTGCAACAGTTCCCGCGTAAAATCCTTTATTACCTTCTTTGATTATCAAATCAAGTGTGTTCGCAAGGTCCTGTTGAACAAACAGTTCACCCGGTTCGAACGGAACACCGTTTTTTGTGAATATTGCAGAGGTTGAAGAGAATTTGTTGAAAGCTCTATTATACTTTTTGAATGATGCTGCCGTTGGTTTGGGTAATTTAAAGCCCTCTCTTGCAAGTTTGAGAGCCGGTGCAACCACTCTCTCTCTGCTCATTGTCCCGTATTTTTCAAGTGCTGCCAGCATTCCTGAAACACTTCCCGGAACACCACCGGAGAGAATGCCTTCTTGAGCCAGAGAGTCGATGAAATTCCCTTCTTTATCAAGATACATGTCCCTTGAAGCCCCTGATGGAGCTTTTTCACGGTAATCGAGAGTAATTTCCTCTCCATTCTGCAGCCTGATAACCATAAATCCGCCACCGCCGATATTACCGGCTACGGGGTATGTAACCGCAAGTGCAAACCCTGTTGCAACTGCAGCATCGATTGCGTTACCGCCCTCCCTTAGTATCTGGACCCCAACTTCTGTGGCAATTGAATCTGCTGAAACAACCATCCCCTCTTTAATTTGTGGAATCTGGGAATAGACTGTACAGCTATAAAAAAAGATAATGGAAAAAACTAAAATGAACGAAGTGTGATTCTTAGAAAAGATCGATTTTGGCATTAACATTCAATCCCTCATTTTTCAGTTGTTTTTTCACTAATTGCAGAAGTTCTTTCGCATCTTTGAGAGTTGCCTTTAATTCGTCATAACCCTTTTCATCATATAGAAGTTTCCCGAGATTATTCTTCTGTGATGTTGTCTCATCGATAATGGAGTTCAACTTCGAAACGAGTTTGTCGGATTGCGCTAAAAGATTGTTAAGATTTTTGATGCTGCTCGCAATAGAGTCTTTATTCTCTTTTATAAATCCGGAGGCAGTCATCGTTAACGAGTCAGCATTTTGTGACAGTTTTATTCCGTTTTTTACAAGGACATCGATCTGCCCTCTTTGCTCCTGCAGAACTGATCTGAATTCTACTGCAAGTGCCACGAAATTTTTCAATCCTGTTTTTATGTCGCGCTTTATATCGTCATCTTTCAAATAAGCATTTATTGCGCTCAGGGAAGTATCAATCTTGGTCATTATTTTAGGAATATCCCCGCTCATATTTCCAACGAGACTCATTACCTCGGGAATATCAAACTGAAATTCACCTTTCTGCAGAAGTGTCATATCAAGAGGTGTCTTTTTGGAGCCTGGTTTTATTTCCACCTTTTTGCCACCCATGAGATCGAGCATGGTCACATAAAACTTCGACCCTTCCGGTAATTCTACATCGTTATCCAAAGAAAGACCTACAATTACTGACGAATCCTGCACCACGATGGTTTCAACAAATCCTTTACGAACTCCATTAACGGTAACATTGTCACCAATCTCCAAACCTGAGACATTTCCAAATAACACTTTGACCTTTTTGTCTTTGTCGACAACGCTTAAATTCTTTGCCCACCCAATCACCCAAATCAGTACCAGGAGACCAAGAATTACTGTCAAACCGACCTTTAATTCGGTTTTATGCTGTTGATTCATCACTTTACCGTATCCTTTTCAAATTCCACAAAATTTCGTTTTTTTGTTGAAACTATATCATCGCTAAGTTTATCCAGAAAATCCACCTCGGTCTTTGAGAGTACACTGTCTTTTGAGTAGTCAGCCAGCCGCTCGAGAAATTTTTCCAGTCTTGTGAAGCTAATCGTTGCCGAAACAGAATCTGCTTTTACCAAATTAATCAGACTGTCAAGCTTTTGGACGATAACCATTTTTTCCTTGGAGTCTTTTATTTTCTTGAATTCTTCCGGTAGGGATTCGAAAGCATTTGCCACAAGTGTCTCCTTCACAGGATTCACAATCCATTCCTTCCCTTTAGTTGAAATGATATAGATGATTACACCAAGAAGTATCGTTCCAACGATCAAAGATTTAAGAAAACATCCGGGTTTCACTGCTGACGCCGTACTAATATTTTGCGAAGTCTGTTTCTTTCCACTCCGGTAACCTTAAACTGGACAGGTCCAATGAGAATAGAAAAACCTGCTTCAGGAATCTTTCCGGCACTTTCAAATATCAAACCGCTGATGGTTTGAATATCAGGAGATATTTCACCGAATTCAACCTGCAACAATTCCTCAAGTTCTCCGATGGTCAGTTCTCCACTTACTTCATAGAGATTGAGTCCGAGTTTTTTAATAGTCGGTTCCTCTTTATCGTATTCATCTCTTATATCACCGAGTATCTCCTCAAGAATATCTTCAAGAGTTATGAGACCAGAAGTTCCACCATACTCATCTATGACAATTGCCATATGAAGCTTTTTTTCCTGGAATTCCTGCATTAATTCGCTTATTAATTTTGTTTCCGGAACAAACATTACCGGACGGGCGAGTTTTGTGGGCGTAAAAGCAAGTTTGTTTCTTATCATGGTGTTTTTAATCAAAGGTAACAAATCTTTTGCATACAGAATCCCGGTTATTTTATCCAGATCATCCTTGTAAACCGGTATTCGGCTGTGACCTGCTTCGAGAATGAGTTTTGCTACTTCATCCAGGGATGAATTTTGAGGAACTGCTACTATATCCACCCTGGGTCTCATAACCTGCTTCACAGAAACATTGATATAAGAGACAAGTCCTTTGATTATCTCATGTTCTTTTTCGGCTAGAGTACCGGCTTTATGTCCAATATCCGCAAGCTGAGAGATATCCTCCTGGTTAATGGCAAGCTTGGATTTATTCAGCTTGAATCTTTGGAAAGCAAAATTAATAAATTCATTAATCAGTTCTGAAGCCGGATAGAGCACCAGACTAACCCAGTATAAAGGTATTAGTGCAATTTTCAGGAAACCGATGGGATTGTGCGTGGAGAAAACTTTGGGTGTTATCTCGCCAAAAAGCAGAACCAGAATTGTTACAGTTGCTATCTGAACAGTAAGCGCAGATTCGAGGTCAACCGAAAATTTTCCGGCAACAATGACGGTTATGGCGACTGCGAGAATAGATGCCAGAGTATTGACAAGATTATTCCCCAGGAGAATCGTAACCAGCAGACGCTTTGGGTTTTCCACCAGAAATAACGCATATCGCAACAAGAGGGGGTTCTTGTGGAATCCCCTCTTTAATAACGATTTATCAGTTCCGAATAAGGCTACCTCTGATCCACTGAAAAGAGCTGACACGACAAAGCAACCGAGTAAACCAAAAAAAAGAATCAGCTCGGTTGCCACAAAGTTTTCCTGATATTACTAAAATGGAAGATCATCGTCGACTTTTTTACCTGCCTCAGGTTCAGATGGTCCGTTGCCTTCAGACTTTGGACCGGCTCCGTATGCTTCGAATGGTGAACTGCCATCTTCCTGCTTTTTATCAACCAATTGAACTCTTTCAGCTACAATTTCGTAGACCTTCGCCGGTGTATTGTCCTGTTTAGTGTATTCTCTGATCTGGATTCTTCCCTCGACATAGACACGGACTCCCTTTCTAAGGCCTTCGAGTACTTTGTCATTAAGATTGAAAGTCACAATATTGTGCCAGGTTGATTCATTAATCCAGTTGCCGTCTTTTCCTTTTGTACTTCTGCTCGTTGCCATGGTGAACGAAGATATGGTAAGACTGTTATCATTTGAAAATCTTGTTTCTACATCTCTCCCGAGATTGCCGACAAGCATTACCTTGTTTAATGATAGTGCCACAATTCCTCCATTTAAAAGATTAATTTAATTACAATACTAAAATTAAAATAAAAAAGCGAATAACCAAAAGGTTACTCGCTTTCAAAATAATCTGACAGTAAAGCTTATTTATTCAGAATCAGTTTGATGTTTTTTACATTGTTGCCTTGTGACAACTGGGCAAAGTAAACACCAGAGTTCAGGTTTGCTGCGTTGAAATTAACAGTATAAACAGTTCCTTTTTCAACTGACTGACTGAAGAGATTTGCAACCTCTTCACCTGTAACACTGAAAATCTTCAAAGTTGCCAAACCGGATTCGGAAACTGTAAAGTTGATGCTGGTTGAAGGATTGAACGGGTTTGGGTAGTTCTGGAACAATTCAAATCCGGTAATCATATTTGATTCAACTTCGATTGTGTTCGAGAATGCTGAGGTTCCATCAAAATCGATCTGTTTCAATCTGTAATAAACTTTGCCCGAGACAGAGAAATCATCTGTGAAGGCATAGCTGGAAGTTTTGGTGGTTGTACCTTTACCGGTAACATATCCAACATTGCTGAAATTCTGATTATCAAGACTTCTCTGAACTTCAAAACCTTTGTTGTTGGTTTCTGAAGCAGTTTCCCACGCAAGATTTACTTTGCCGTTCTGCGAAGTCGCAGAGAATGATGTGAATTCAACAGGTACTATACTGAGCATCCAGCTTGTTGAAACAAGGATATTGTCAACTGTGAATCTTTGAGCTGCGTTGTACTGTCTGAGAGCTACTGCACCGGGTGATATATCACCGCCTGTAGTGCTTTTCGGACCTGCAGTTGGTACTGCTGGTTCTGCAGTAATATTGTCGCCTGGTTTGAAGACATAAAGACTCACTGAATCGTCGGCAGCAGCTTCAACTTTGTATTTAACCACTACAAGATAAGTGCTGTCAATATTGTAAGTTCCGGTGGAGAAGATTGTATCAGCATTGCCAGAGAAACTGATGCCAAGTCTGTAGTTGGCGCCTTCAGGTTTTGCCCATACTCTTGCTCTGAAATCAAAAGTATTAAAAGGATTGCGACCAAGATGGAAGAAATAACCGGTAACAGGTGCAGCGGTAACTTTCAGAAGGAATGAAGCATAGACACTTCCGGCACTCACCGAATCAAAAGTTTTATTGATATCCTGTCCTGTGTTATTTACAAGGGCAGCATTTCCGCCTGTTACAAAATAGCCTGGAAATTCCAAACCGGGTGACCCAACCAGAATATTGTTGGTAAGAAAACCGCTGTGTCCGTTCCAACCGTGAGCGGAAACTGAATCACCAACCGGATAGTTGAAATTTTCATTAAGTAATTGCGAATAAGCGGAGGTCGCAGAGAATAGAAACAGAACAAGAATTATTGAAAGTGACTTTTTAGTCATTGGATCCTCGAGTTGTTAAATAAAAAAAAATCGATGCTAAATTTAGTAAAACTTCCTGATACTACTGTTACTAAAGTGTTAAGAAACTTTACTTGATAAGAAATGGGCTGCCCTTTTCAAGACAGCCCAAAATTCAATTGAATTTATTTAAGAAGGGTTAACTTTTTGGTAACAACAGAATTACCTTGAGTCAGTCTGTAGAAATAAATTCCAGAAGGAAGATTTCCAGCATCAAATTTAACATTGTAAACCTGACCAGCTTTTGCTGCCTCATTGAACAGTGTTGAAACAAGTTCGCCATTGATTGAATAAACATTCAGACTCGCAATACCTTCCGATGCTACAGTGAAGGAAATTGAAGTGGAAGGGTTGAAAGGATTTGGATAGTTCTGGTTCAATGCAAAGACTGCAGGAACTGAAGATGATTCCACTCTTACAATAGTGCTGTAAGCGAATGTGCCATCAAAATCCAATTGTTTCAGTCTGTAGTAAACAACAGCAGCACCGGCATTATTGTCAGTAAAGCTGTATTTACCAAATTCTGTTGTTGTTCCTCTGCCTGCAACAAAACCAATCTCCGAGAAACCTGTTCCATCGAAGCTCTTTTCGACTGAAAAACCTTTATTGTTTAATTCGGAAGCAGTCATCCATTCAAGAACTACGGCATTATCCAACGCTTTAGCCGAGAAGGAAACCAGCTCGACAGGAAGAGCGAAAGCGCCTGTGTAGTAAGGACCACCGGGAAGTGATGCAAAGTTAGGATTAAAAGCAACATTACCACCGGTAATATTGCCGGGAAGTGAGAGATCAGAGAAATAGGCTGTGTTTGAAACAATAAAAGCAGCCATCTGAATGGTTCCTGAAAATCCGAGGTTGTTCAATTCGGTTTTTGGAATTCTTATTTCAAGACCGCGACCTCTGTCGTAAGCCGAATCGAGAGCGAATGTAATTGCATTTGCTGCAAAGATTCCGGGAGCCGCAGGACCCTGAGCCGCCGAACCTGATTTATAGGTATAGCCAATATAACCACCGGTTTTAACTCCGTTGAAGTATTTGGCTGCATCAAGATAAGAAACGGAATCGTTTCCACCACCGTTGATAACAAAAGCCATGTCAACCTCGAAGCCCATCTTGAAGTTAGGGTTCGTAGCATCACCAAAAAGATGTCCACCGTTAGGAACAGCACCAAGTGATGAGCCGGCGGGAATACCAGTGATATCACTGAAATTTAAGAAAACTGCAATAC from Bacteroidota bacterium includes the following:
- a CDS encoding segregation/condensation protein A, which encodes MFKVKLDSFEGPLDLLLFFIKRDELDIYDIPISYITNEFLKYLELIKILDLEQAGDFILLASTLMHIKVRMLLPKKIDEKGEEIDPRADLVKQLLEYKRYKEMADEFVFFESEQRKLFFRGNFNLDEKSTFDDTGLLLKNITVFDLARAFQKIMSNLKPEPVHQIKRVPVSIEDQMEFIRNQLLIEKRVIFSRMVTGLKIKIQIVYTFIALLEMVKMQLIGIKESDSFNDFEIYELENG
- the ssb gene encoding single-stranded DNA-binding protein; this translates as MALSLNKVMLVGNLGRDVETRFSNDNSLTISSFTMATSRSTKGKDGNWINESTWHNIVTFNLNDKVLEGLRKGVRVYVEGRIQIREYTKQDNTPAKVYEIVAERVQLVDKKQEDGSSPFEAYGAGPKSEGNGPSEPEAGKKVDDDLPF
- a CDS encoding hemolysin family protein — protein: MATELILFFGLLGCFVVSALFSGSEVALFGTDKSLLKRGFHKNPLLLRYALFLVENPKRLLVTILLGNNLVNTLASILAVAITVIVAGKFSVDLESALTVQIATVTILVLLFGEITPKVFSTHNPIGFLKIALIPLYWVSLVLYPASELINEFINFAFQRFKLNKSKLAINQEDISQLADIGHKAGTLAEKEHEIIKGLVSYINVSVKQVMRPRVDIVAVPQNSSLDEVAKLILEAGHSRIPVYKDDLDKITGILYAKDLLPLIKNTMIRNKLAFTPTKLARPVMFVPETKLISELMQEFQEKKLHMAIVIDEYGGTSGLITLEDILEEILGDIRDEYDKEEPTIKKLGLNLYEVSGELTIGELEELLQVEFGEISPDIQTISGLIFESAGKIPEAGFSILIGPVQFKVTGVERNRLRKILVRRQQ
- the acpS gene encoding holo-ACP synthase, whose protein sequence is MIVGTGVDIIEIDRIRKSIEKFGDRFLNKIYTKTEIEFCSSKADKYRRYAARFAIKEAVYKAVMKYDSTIAWLDISVQNDSDGAPLLEDLAKITAIKQAGIRIHISLSHCNTFAVATAIAEKE
- the scpB gene encoding SMC-Scp complex subunit ScpB, with translation MVEELYLPVIEGLVFASEDPITSDELVRAIIAIDGETTTISSGDIDSAIDLINLKYEPAHFPFKIVKIAGGFLFATKPELSKYLGYLNSEKIKRRLSQASLETLSIIAYKQPITKPDIEAIRGVNSDYILSTLLDKRLITISGRAETVGRPLLYGTTEEFLKYFGLNKISDLPKPREIDELMQDEDFIEQKRKLMMQAVEETIELELKDDNIEN
- a CDS encoding HNH endonuclease; amino-acid sequence: MIYLGKAELVLADKERTIKSVRMNYPFPVVIRLRKYVHIPFKQVILTRKNILRRDGHKCVYCGKSDLALTIDHIIPKSKGGEDSWENLISACPRCNSKKGDRTPSEAGMPLHFQPYAPNNMFFIKFTVGILDNRWKPYLFTN
- a CDS encoding MlaD family protein, which produces MNQQHKTELKVGLTVILGLLVLIWVIGWAKNLSVVDKDKKVKVLFGNVSGLEIGDNVTVNGVRKGFVETIVVQDSSVIVGLSLDNDVELPEGSKFYVTMLDLMGGKKVEIKPGSKKTPLDMTLLQKGEFQFDIPEVMSLVGNMSGDIPKIMTKIDTSLSAINAYLKDDDIKRDIKTGLKNFVALAVEFRSVLQEQRGQIDVLVKNGIKLSQNADSLTMTASGFIKENKDSIASSIKNLNNLLAQSDKLVSKLNSIIDETTSQKNNLGKLLYDEKGYDELKATLKDAKELLQLVKKQLKNEGLNVNAKIDLF
- a CDS encoding rRNA pseudouridine synthase — encoded protein: MTTSKIRINKFLAMSGVASRRKAEEYILEGRVDVNGNTIISLAFMVDPDKDKVSLDGEPLKFEDKVYYILNKPSGYITTVEDDKNRPTVMELIKTSKRIFPVGRLDYDTTGVLILSNDGEFANVMLHPKNKILRTYEVKLDKPFEQSHLEPLLKGVSIEGGKGRFESIKVDRKNPRSLTVECTEGRNLFVKRMFRKMGYFVDKLHRSKFAGFTVNDINSGAYRQASNQEIKDVLAKYTHS
- a CDS encoding T9SS type A sorting domain-containing protein, producing the protein MTKKSLSIILVLFLFSATSAYSQLLNENFNYPVGDSVSAHGWNGHSGFLTNNILVGSPGLEFPGYFVTGGNAALVNNTGQDINKTFDSVSAGSVYASFLLKVTAAPVTGYFFHLGRNPFNTFDFRARVWAKPEGANYRLGISFSGNADTIFSTGTYNIDSTYLVVVKYKVEAAADDSVSLYVFKPGDNITAEPAVPTAGPKSTTGGDISPGAVALRQYNAAQRFTVDNILVSTSWMLSIVPVEFTSFSATSQNGKVNLAWETASETNNKGFEVQRSLDNQNFSNVGYVTGKGTTTKTSSYAFTDDFSVSGKVYYRLKQIDFDGTSAFSNTIEVESNMITGFELFQNYPNPFNPSTSINFTVSESGLATLKIFSVTGEEVANLFSQSVEKGTVYTVNFNAANLNSGVYFAQLSQGNNVKNIKLILNK
- the ggt gene encoding gamma-glutamyltransferase, which produces MPKSIFSKNHTSFILVFSIIFFYSCTVYSQIPQIKEGMVVSADSIATEVGVQILREGGNAIDAAVATGFALAVTYPVAGNIGGGGFMVIRLQNGEEITLDYREKAPSGASRDMYLDKEGNFIDSLAQEGILSGGVPGSVSGMLAALEKYGTMSRERVVAPALKLAREGFKLPKPTAASFKKYNRAFNKFSSTSAIFTKNGVPFEPGELFVQQDLANTLDLIIKEGNKGFYAGTVADKIVAHMKKESGLITTDDLLNYQTVFRTPVTGTYRGYKVISMPPPSSGGVALIQLLNILENIDLKSLEHSSPEYVHYLVEAMRRVYADRSEYLGDPDFYKVPVKELISKDYAKKLYSQIKAVATPSEEVKPGLETPKESMETTHYSVLDRWGNAVSVTTTINSGYGSKLVIEGTGFFLNNEMDDFSAKPGVPNQFGLLGSEANSIKPGKRMLSSMTPTILLKDNTPFLIVGSPGGSTIITSVLQVILNVVDFGYDIRQAVDQPRFHHQWYPDVVSIEEDLFTSDFREVFLKKGYTVKFIPQLGLIEAISVDNKTGKVSGASDRRGSGLARGEGEK
- the trpS gene encoding tryptophan--tRNA ligase, whose protein sequence is MQKKRILSGMRPTGKLHLGHYTGALENWIKLQDAYESYHLIADYHVLTTNLDSSNIYNDTIDMVIDWLAVGLDPEKVKMFRQSQIKEHTELFLIFSMLITANRLERNPSLKDQVRDLNIQQIVYGHLGYPVLQAADILIYKGAVVPVGEDQVPHVEITREIARRFNNQYGDVFPEPEPLLTVFSRFAGLDGEAKMSKSLGNTILLSDEPETVKQKLKKAVTDVLKVRRNDPGRPEVCVVFSYHKKFNPAEVEEIEAGCRSGALGCVDCKLNCASKISKFLEPVLEKRKTYENNISLVLDVIADGEKAARAVANETMTAVRKNMNLG